A single Aspergillus puulaauensis MK2 DNA, chromosome 7, nearly complete sequence DNA region contains:
- a CDS encoding putative P-type ATPase (COG:P;~EggNog:ENOG410PH07;~InterPro:IPR018303,IPR023298,IPR023299,IPR001757, IPR036412,IPR008250,IPR006544;~PFAM:PF00122,PF00702,PF12409;~TransMembrane:11 (o182-202i332-354o360-380i544-568o580-601i1081-1102o1108-1127i1148-1167o1195-1214i1226-1243o1263-1280i);~go_component: GO:0016021 - integral component of membrane [Evidence IEA];~go_function: GO:0000166 - nucleotide binding [Evidence IEA];~go_function: GO:0016887 - ATPase activity [Evidence IEA];~go_process: GO:0006812 - cation transport [Evidence IEA]), with product MERPSYTAPDIQSPAPAAISMARRRDSMRSSFSVATDVGMACSEIFDGPISESIPSSIASFSHRRIRRDSNISLSYHHQEPDDSIEWPRRGSLDLENGVDEPVAAELDDDTNESIKFSYRSRQYSYHRNSVEVPLLPQRSLFLSSSNKGRRKDGGVKQEIHIASEDTTIVIAGFNTATSGAILYYSLCVLTFGFAFLLFKWLPRWRICLLGRPSPLTTCQWVVVEDQWKQLSICEVCNRSYERPLSTIFADTYRYTYDEDSDPTVEQLRYFDYRYLRLFYHPLEDKFLLISGWKDPSWTNAKSMRVGLNADDRDSREQIFGKNAIDIQQRSLLKLLTDEAFHPFYIFQLASLVLWSLDTYYYYAACIFIISVISIGTTVLETTATTQRLKEMSLFECDIRVLRNGFWRSVTSQELVPGDVFEFSDPSLNQVPCDCILLSGDCIVNESMLTGESIPVSKTPLTDDALDYLNLSAPSVHSNVAKHFLFNGTKIIRARRPQGVDDDEAIALAIVMRTGFLTTKGALIRSMLFPKPSGFKFYQDSFRYISVMGLVAFLGFIASFVNFVRLGLSWSVIIVRALDLITIIVPPALPATLTIGTNFALSRLKSKGIFCISPQRVNVGGKLDVICFDKTGTLTEDGLDVLGIRTMSRHQRLSELLSDISCKPESVSALAQGFDNYDIIIRIMATCHSLRVVDDELLGDPLDVKMFQFTGWSFQEGGGLTLEHQNAENETIVPSVARPPNTTVPMNSGDNDIVNGTVELGILRSFEFVSQLRRASVIVRQFGDSGATVFVKGAPESIKDICRPESLPSDFEEILSQYTHNGYRVIACAARYEQRLSWMRIQKITRADAETGLEFVGFIIFENKLKPKSAETIAELNQANIRNIMCTGDNILTAVSVARECGILGIEEQCFIPRFIEGIPHNLKTSLCWESVDNPTLELNPETLMPLLDSGEVNSSFPEDFHNACKYSLAISGDIFRWILDYENETVVKRMLARGNVFARMSPDEKHELVEKLQLLDYCCGFCGDGANDCGALKAADVGISLSDAEASVAAPFTSRQFDVTCVPTLIREGRSSLVTSFCCFKYMSLYSAIQFATVSFLYTTGSNLGDFQFLFIDLTLILPIAVFMGWTAPYPVLSRKRPTADLVSRKVLTPLLGQIIVCVVVQLVAYKSVQSQPWFKAPNIDLGEEIIENSENTVLFLTSSFQYILASVVLSVGPPFRTPMKSNRPFLAVIFIDLTFSVYMLFRPSSWIRQVMQLTYLSDGFATWLLGLAIASFLFAWFAERTIFPQLARIIGRLKIGMLPGHQKQRRRYKMLLEEMNR from the exons ATGGAGCGCCCCTCATATACAGCACCAGACATCCAGTCACCAGCGCCGGCAGCCATTTCAATGGCGCGGCGACGTGACTCAATGAGAAGCAG TTTTAGTGTTGCCACAGATGTTGGAATGGCTTGCAGCGAG ATTTTCGACGGTCCAATATCGGAAAGCATTCCATCTAGCATCGCTTCGTTCTCCCATCGCCGTATTAGAAGAGATTCTAATATCAGCCTCtcatatcatcatcaagAGCCGGATGATTCAATTGAATGGCCTCGCAGAGGGTCCTTAGATCTCGAGAACGGTGTCGATGAACCGGTTGCCGCTGAGCTTGATGATGACACAAACGAGTCTATCAAATTTTCTTACAGATCAAGACAATATTCCTACCACCGGAACTCTGTCGAAGTTCCACTACTTCCACAACGCTCATTATTTCTCAGCTCTAGTAATAAAGGGCGGCGgaaagatggaggagtcaAGCAGGAAATTCATATCGCGTCCGAAGATACGACCATCGTTATAGCCGGTTTCAACACAGCCACAAGCGGGGCTATCTTATACTACTCCTTATGTGTTTTGACCTTCGGATTTGCCTTTCTATTGTTCAAATGGCTTCCAAGATGGCGAATATGTCTTTTAGGTAGGCCGTCGCCCTTGACTACGTGTCAATgggtggtggttgag GATCAATGGAAACAACTCAGCATATGCGAAGTCTGCAATCGATCATATGAACGACCTCTTTCTACAATATTTGCCGACACCTACCGGTATACATACGACGAGGATAGCGACCCTACTGTTGAACAACTCAGATACTTCGATTACAGGTACTTACGTCTCTTCTATCACCCCCTGGAGGACAAATTTCTCTTGATTAGTGGCTGGAAAGACCCATCCTGGACGAATGCAAAATCTATGAGGGTTGGGCTCAATGCCGACGATCGTGATAGCCGTGAACAGATTTTTGGTAAAAACGCCATTGATATTCAGCAACGGTCGCTATTAAAACTCCTAACCGATGAG GCTTTTCATCCATTTTACATCTTCCAGCTTGCCAGTCTTGTTCTTTGGTCTCTCGACACGTACTACTACTACGCTGCTTgcatttttattatttccgTCATCAGCATAGGAACCACAGTTCTTGAGACCACTGCA ACAACGCAACGCCTGAAAGAGATGTCTCTCTTTGAATGTGATATTCGTGTTCTCAGAAATGGATTTT GGAGATCTGTTACATCTCAGGAGCTCGTTCCTGGAGATGTATTTGAGTTTTCTGACCCTTCCCTGAACCAGGTTCCCTGTGATTGTATTTTACTATCCGGAGATTGCATTGTAAATGAAAGCATGCTCACAG GTGAATCTATTCCAGTTTCGAAGACTCCCTTGACAGATGATGCTCTCGACTATCTTAATCTCAGTGCACCTTCGGTTCATTCTAATGTTGCCAAGCATTTTCTGTTTAACGGGACCAAGATCATCAGAGCGCGACGCCCACAGGGagttgatgatgacgaggcgaTTGCGCTGGCAATTGTCATGAGGACTGGGTTTCTAACAACTAAAGGAGCTCTCATTCGCTCAATGCTTTTTCCGAAGCCTTCGGGCTTTAAATTCTACCAGGACTCGTTTCGTTATATATCTGTCATGGGCCTAGTTGCTTTTCTAGGGTTCATTGCGTCTTTCGTTAATTTTGTGCGCCTGGGT CTTTCGTGGAGCGTGATCATTGTCAGGGCGCTTGACTTGATTACAATCATTGTTCCACCGGCACTGCCAGCTACATTAACAATCGGGACCAACTTTGCTCTATCTAGATTGAAAAGCAAAGGGATCTTTTGCATTAGTCCCCAGAG AGTCAATGTGGGCGGTAAGCTTGATGTGATTTGCTTCGATAAAACCGGTACCCTCACCGAGGATGGTTTAGATGTCCTTGGAATACGAACAATGTCCCGACATCAAAG ACTATCTGAACTTCTATCCGACATATCATGCAAGCCAGAGTCAGTTTCTGCCTTAGCTCAAGGATTTGATAATTATGATATTATCATTCGCATCATGGCGACGTGCCACTCTCTGCGAGTAGTAGACGATGAGCTCCTAGGCGACCCGTTGGATGTGAAGATGTTTCAGTTTACAGGGTGGTCTTTTCAAGAAGGTGGAGGCCTGACACTCGAGCACCAAAATGCCGAAAACGAAACGATCGTTCCTTCTGTTGCCCGTCCGCCCAATACCACAGTACCCATGAACAGTGGTGACAATGATATTGTGAAT GGAACTGTAGAACTCGGTATCTTACGCAGTTTCGAATTCGTTTCACAGCTTCGCCGTGCAAGTGTGATTGTGAGGCAATTTGGTGATAGTGGTGCCACTGTTTTTGTAAAAGGTGCACCAGAAAGCATCAAGGATATCTGTCGCCCAGAAAGCT TACCCTCGGATTTTGAAGAGATTCTTAGCCAGTATACACACAACGGCTACCGCGTCATCGCTTGCGCTGCTAGATATGAACAAAGATTAAGTTGGATGAGAATCCAGAAAATAACACGCGCGGATGCAGAGACAGGCCTAGAATTTGTCGGGTTTATAATCTTCGAGAATAAACTGAAACCGAAGTCGGCCGAAACGATTGCTGAGCTGAACCAGGCCAACATAAGAAATATCATGTGTACGGGCGATAATATACTTACCGCAGTAAGTGTTGCCCGGGAGTGTGGCATACTGGGCATCGAAGAGCAGTGCTTTATACCACGGTTTATAGAAG GGATACCGCATAATCTGAAAACGTCCTTATGCTGGGAAAGCGTTGACAATCCAACCTTAGAATTAAACCCAGAAACGTTGATG CCGTTGTTAGATTCCGGTGAAGTTAATTCATCCTTTCCTGAGGATTTCCACAACGCTTGCAAATATTCGCTTGCAATCAGCGGTGACATATTTAGATGGATTCTAGACTACGAGAACGAAACTGTTGTGAAAAGG ATGCTTGCTCGTGGAAACGTATTTGCGAGAATGTCCCCCGATGAAAAGCACGAACTTGTCGAAAAACTTCAATTACTTGATTACTGCTGTGGGTTCTGTGGCGATGGTGCTAACGACTGCGGAGCATTGAAGGCTGCAGATGTCGGCATATCCCTGTCGGATGCCGAAGCATCTGTAGCAGCCCCCTTCACAAGCCGTCAATTTGACGTTACTTGCGTCCCGACTCTGATCAG AGAGGGCCGTAGCTCACTCGTCACGAGTTTCTGCTGCTTCAAGTATATGAGCTTGTATTCCGCAATCCAGTTCGCAACTGTCAGCTTCCTGTACACAACAGGATCTAACCTCGGAGACTTTCAA TTTTTATTCATCGACCTTACTCTTATACTACCAATCGCGGTCTTTA TGGGATGGACTGCCCCTTACCCCGTTCTTTCACGGAAGCGACCAACTGCGGACCTTGTCTCTAGAAAGGTCTTGACGCCGTTGCTCGGACAGATAATTGTATGCGTAGTTGTCCAGCTCGTAGCCTACAAATCTGTCCAGTCACAACCCTG GTTCAAAGCCCCCAATATTGACCTGGGTGAGGAAATAATCGAGAACTCGGAGAACACCGTTCTATTCTTGACATCCAGCTTCCAGTACATTTTGGCAAGTGTTGTTTTAAGTGTGGGCCCACCGTTTCGAACCCCAATGAAGTCAAACA GGCCATTCCTTGCCGTCATATTCATAGACTTGACCTTTTCGGTCTATATGCTTTTCAGACCATCCAGTTGGATAAGGCAGGTCATGCAGTTGACTTACTTATCAGACGGTTTTGCTACATGGTTGCTTGGGCTAGCCATTGCAAGCTTCTTGTTCGCCTGGTTCGCAGAGCGAACAATATTTCCCCAACTTGCTCGCATTATTGGACGCCTGAAAATAGGCATGCTACCAGGTCATCAGAAGCAGCGTCGCCGGTATAAAATGTTGCTTGAGGAGATGAATAGATAG
- the BUR1 gene encoding CDC2/CDK family serine/threonine-protein kinase (COG:D;~EggNog:ENOG410PHPD;~InterPro:IPR017441,IPR008271,IPR000719,IPR011009;~PFAM:PF07714,PF00069;~go_function: GO:0004672 - protein kinase activity [Evidence IEA];~go_function: GO:0005524 - ATP binding [Evidence IEA];~go_process: GO:0006468 - protein phosphorylation [Evidence IEA]) → MGIGPLDRNSNGSTRFTGCTGIRDFEFLGKLGEGTFGEVYKARAKRDDSIVALKKILMHNERDGFPITALREIKLLKMLSHANIMRLREMAVERGKGEGRKKASMYMVFPYMEHDLSGLLENPAVYFTEPQIKCYMIQLLEGLKYLHGNCILHRDMKAANLLISNHGILQIADFGLARPFDEAPPQPGKGGGEAKRDYTTLVVTRWYRPPELLLQLRRYTSAIDMWGVGCVFGEMFKGKPILAGNSDLNQAQLIFSLVGTPTEENMPGWSSLPGCEGVKSFGNRPGNLAEVFKNQSPIAISLLTELLKLDWRKRVNAIDALKHPYFSTPPLPARPGDIPTFEDSHELDRRRFRGQRAAMPPAPAGGSVGIGRNGGWSTNSGNRTNAEARNSRVPGAPRGVKATSNGSMGNQRRDTWNNDSQHTRQKKINEDSNQSLPSRHRDGGLPPKPPAPTHHEQWMPGHPDKGGRDRGYGPRYGDLEANVDSYVPNYSGSDRNRERGHGPTNSDWRGSYHQNKLDYSRENTSRRRSRSPMYRERMDRGSYRR, encoded by the exons ATGGGTATCGGCCCTCTGGATCGAAATAGCAATGGGAGCACGAGGTTCACTGGATGTACCGGTATCCGCGACTTTGAATTTTTGGGTAAGCTCGGTGAAGGTACATTTGG AGAGGTCTACAAGGCGAGAGCTAAAAGGGACGACTCCATTGTCGCCTTGAAAAAGATCCTTATGCACAATGAACGAGATGGG TTTCCGATTACCGCCCTCCGAGAGATCAAGCTTCTAAAAATGCTGTCCCACGCCAACATCATGCGACTCAGGGAAATGGCTGTGGAGCGAGGTAAAG gggaggggCGCAAGAAGGCTAGCATGTATATGGTTTTCCCCTACATGGAACACGACCTTTCAGGGCTTTTGGAGAATCCTGCAGTTTATTTCACTGAACCGCAAATTAAGTGCTACATGATCCAACTCCTCGAAGGGCTAAAATATTTACACGGG AATTGCATCCTACACCGCGACATGAAAG CGGCGAACTTGCTTATAAGCAACCACGGTATTCTGCAAATCGCTGACTTTGGTCTGGCGCGGCCTTTCGACGAAGCACCTCCTCAACCCGGgaaaggaggaggggaagcgAAGAGAGATTATACCACTCTGGTTGTGACTCGATGGTATCGCCCTCCGGAACTACTTCTGCAACTCCGTCGCTATACATCTGCTATTGATATGTGGGGTGTTGG ATGTGTTTTTGGTGAAATGTTCAAGGGAAAGCCAATCCTCGCCGGTAACAGTGATCTCAATCAAGCACAACTCATATTCAGCCTTGTAGGCACTCCTACAGAAGAGAATATGCCAGGTTGGAGCTCTCTCCCAGGTTGTGAAGGCGTGAAAAGTTTCGGAAACAGGCCAGGGAATCTTGCAGAGGTATTCAAAAA CCAAAGCCCTATCGCCATTTCTTTGTTAACCGAGCTCTTGAAACTTGATTGGCGGAAAAGGGTGAATGCGATTGACGCGTTAAAACACCCTTATTTCTCGACACCACCCCTTCCAGCGCGTCCGGGTGACATTCCAACTTTCGAGGATTCCCACGAACTTGATAGACGGAGATTCCGTGGACAGCGAGCTGCTATgcctccagcgcctgctGGAGGCTCTGTGGGGATTGGTCGGAATGGGGGGTGGTCAACTAATTCAGGAAATAGAACAAACGCAGAAGCTAGGAATTCTCGTGTCCCCGGTGCTCCCCGGGGAGTGAAGGCAACTTCCAATGGAAGCATGGGGAACCAACGGCGCGATACATGGAATAATGATTCCCAGCACACGCGGCAAAAAAAGATTAATGAGGATTCAAACCAGAGTCTTCCGTCCCGGCATAGAGACGGCGGTTTACCGCCTAAACCCCCAGCGCCAACACATCATGAACAGTGGATGCCAGGCCATCCCGATAAAGGGgggcgagatcgaggatACGGGCCTCGCTATGGGGATCTCGAAGCAAACGTCGATTCATATGTTCCTAATTACAGCGGGAGCGATCGAAATCGTGAGAGAGGTCATGGGCCCACCAACTCCGACTGGCGTGGCTCATATCATCAGAACAAGCTTGATTATTCACGAGAAAATACATCAAGGAGGCGGAGTCGGAGCCCTATGTATAGAGAACGAATGGACAGGGGCTCATATCGCCGGTGA
- the SER3 gene encoding D-3-phosphoglycerate dehydrogenase (BUSCO:EOG09262CO6;~COG:E;~EggNog:ENOG410PFGT;~InterPro:IPR006140,IPR036291,IPR002912,IPR006139, IPR029753,IPR029752;~PFAM:PF03446,PF00389,PF02826;~go_function: GO:0016616 - oxidoreductase activity, acting on the CH-OH group of donors, NAD or NADP as acceptor [Evidence IEA];~go_function: GO:0051287 - NAD binding [Evidence IEA];~go_process: GO:0055114 - oxidation-reduction process [Evidence IEA]) — MATSARDIGFGRDAASLGTSQGQSFSTSPNTSFQSAPSSHGGSAFTTRVAPSLNAKHLKPFATEDIKVLLLENVNQTGRDILNKQGYQVEFLKSSLPEDQLIEKIRDVHVIGIRSKTKLTERVLKEARNLIVIGCFCIGTNQVDLQYAAEHGIAVFNSPFSNSRSVAELVICEIIALARQLGDRSNEMHNGTWNKVSNKCWEIRGKTLGIIGYGHIGSQLSVLAESMGMSVVYYDVVNLMELGTARQVSTLEDLLSEADFVTCHVPELAETKNMLGQKQFELMKDGSYLINASRGTVVDIPALVHAMRSGKIAGAALDVYPNEPAGNGDYFNNDLNTWGTDLRALKNLILTPHIGGSTEEAQRAIGVEVAEALVRYVNEGTTLGAVNLPEVALRSLTMDEPDHARVIYIHHNVPGVLRKVNEILGDHNVDKQMTDSRGDVAYLMADISNVDNTTIKDLYERLESLSSRIMTRILY; from the exons ATGGCGACATCTGCAAGAGATATAGGTTTCGGCAGGGATGCCGCGAGCCTGGGTACTTCGCAAGGCCAGAGCTTTTCAACTTCACCAAACACGTCTTTCCAATCCGCTCCGTCTAGCCATGGTGGCTCGGCTTTCACAACCCGCGTGGCTCCGTCTCTCAATGCAAAGCACCTAAAACCTTTTGCCACcgaggatatcaaggtcTTGCTCCTAGAAAATGTCAACCAGACAGGTCGTGATATTCTAAACAAGCAAGGATACCAAGTAGAGTTTCTCAAGTCATCGCTCCCCGAGGATCAACTTATAGAGAAGATTCG AGACGTTCATGTGATCGGAATTCGTTCGAAGACAAAGTTGACGGAGCGTGTGTTAAAGGAAGCACGTAATCTCATAGTTATTGGTTGCTTTTGCATTGGAACAAATCAGGTCGACCTCCAGTATGCAGCGGAGCATGGCATCGCAGTATTTAATTCTCCGTTTAGCAATTCTCGGAGCGTGGCCGAACTGGTCATTTGTGAGATCATTGCTCTCGCTCGTCAGCTTGGCGACCGTTCCAATGAAATGCACAATGGCACGTGGAACAAGGTCAGCAACAAGTGTTGGGAGATAAGGGGGAAAACACTAG GAATTATTGGATATGGCCACATTGGATCCCAGCTATCGGTTTTGGCAGAGTCCATGGGCATGTCGGTTGTTTATTATGACGTGGTAAATCTCATGGAATTGGGTACGGCCCGCCAAGTTTCAACACTGGAGGATCTCCTATCCGAGGCGGATTTCGTTACATGCCATGTACCCGAGCTTGCTGAAACAAAAAACATGCTGGGACAGAAACAATTTGAGCTCATGAAAGATGGTAGCTATTTGATCAATGCCAGCAGAGGAACTGTCGTCGATATACCTGCCCTGGTACACGCGATGCGGTCTGGCAAGATTGCTGGTGCTGCACTTGATGTGTATCCAAACGAGCCTGCGGGAAATGGTGACTACTTCAACAACGATCTTAACACCTGGGGAACAGATCTCCGTGCTCTCAAGAATCTAATTTTGACCCCACACATCGGCGGTAGCACCGAGGAGGCGCAGCGTGCGATTGGCGTTGAGGTGGCAGAGGCTTTAGTCAGATATGTGAATGAGGGCACAACTTTGGGCGCGGTCAATCTCCCGGAGGTCGCTCTTCGTTCCCTAACCATGGATGAACCAGATCATGCTCGG GTTATCTATATTCACCACAATGTCCCGGGTGTTCTACGGAAAG TCAACGAGATCCTCGGTGATCATAATGTCGACAAGCAAATGACGGATAGTAGAGGTGAT GTTGCCTATCTGATGGCCGATATCAGCAACGTCGATAATACGACGATCAAGGACTTATACGAAAGACTTGAAAGCCTCTCAT CCCGGATAATGACGAGAATATTGTATTAA